Proteins from one Diprion similis isolate iyDipSimi1 chromosome 3, iyDipSimi1.1, whole genome shotgun sequence genomic window:
- the LOC124404960 gene encoding uncharacterized protein LOC124404960 produces the protein MWASGLCHSIEQQSSQSPKPLDLKFLEDLLLSDIQTALSRLQDTLRRVDVGTLTKYNSTLDSTNKLHLLRLISNLLSRLKVPDELSAEPSEKSSKPAQGNGGKRRRANRHTIGVSAEEIAHARRLLDEKNLGNDVLPDPLGPTVQARPVIEAQVPPPVETPVEEAFVRKPTVQQVPPPPPPKLKTCEQVREKHIKDAINQQQTAYYNKNKDFYKENVYCHHSSPPPEIGPTEGSAVLSENGVKRAEVPRKEDREFQFQPADDEEYSNRQVPAFYQQPVASKYNKFVAKKSKIKRANTIDIPSYLKLQAENFGQNQSAALRRPIDIGDKSLANNANIIPAFKPKTDNDRKFLALINKNNDTAPSNSKLPFKSFNYRQPDTVDKNWNSRFSNIKTTFDKPASQLVLPTADENSRITGNSESSSRRSFSGTSDSGESDGVVVGSLRLPYTAQPKPKQGGFTHAPTSPFQRIEKPANRSENASIFKSGYLPKGGSNSLQAKVRIFNQENVGQTAAPSTSIVAQNKNKFNKMNDLQSRYETAERKPAKNLNPHHGSAASYDPLSLGQSKPDNTVRSYLPGNRNVISSKLIVNANVNGDEHATVKQQYPYIGYHGNPTKICNTDKELPRNEERTEYYGQLQNTNDYPPKKVEREAEPPVRTSSHSFMMQKIASEHNNYENKPKVNRYVNEALRLKDNKEEKPGHIHQPMLKSQYVKPTSTHENYNNSSNNAPLQNHHHRVQIMNRQPPVQTFNLNRNQNPGKRLSQDYSSPEYKPQQVIYPVPFSEATTHLNSIPVQPNLATKAQENSVVVYEDSATRNSASQANAVSNQLSEANNKPASSIVEANYSSHPHGFYRPSDTYNVQYSAQPRRDTTTNSQPGGYTNQGDSAKVAKLPEEHTRGNDPRGLSGSYESNASRTTTKSQYGNEQPEVVHLGNNLPARNNTSINYQDSNYIPYQSYKMRKEYGANPIDDSSKNSYPETKHYYNHDHDHHPTENERTHNEQLVSSCSSLGESNPDKEIQMYATEPETPDATSIEVFRDQGMLLEDENIQNQDISSEGIVTRYQCAIATVATTPESSEPDLSEVPFPNPKLYNMEVSAYPVSTNDHVPVSYGGYNDRKKASVEVSDESADAFDEIQRHNYLQQQIINKLQNDADNLNKNQDYARRKSLEKFKWDEKKPTEVDATVNRRSSYYEKINPSAHFPFVNKTQPPPPVAVVVKQHEEPVIESNNTLEKINMFEEKSLQPLSSTARQRFRPLTIPKFEKPKDFPPPKINVVSPSKVVLKQQLKSDNKDSGGIISSSTNMIDSSDEYLMSCANRQSRSIVLSKSESWHQLALSRGNLQRPQPGATNPLLKPPKPKSPAALRLSKQYEAPLASDNMKRMEEKIQRYFHSPTNVPNSESSNNTNNNNNSRRESKSKRHFSSSKKNHSSSTGGVGGIGVGLARSQTMPHLYENDKLLLDENTDVEKAFDSLFKEATRTDNRY, from the coding sequence ATGTGGGCCTCCGGTCTCTGCCATTCCATAGAGCAGCAGAGTAGCCAGAGCCCAAAGCCTTTAGATTTAAAGTTCCTGGAGGACCTTCTGCTGTCGGATATTCAGACGGCACTTTCCCGGCTCCAGGACACCCTCAGACGCGTCGACGTCGGCACGCTTACAAAGTACAATTCGACCCTAGACTCGACGAACAAGCTTCACCTGCTGCGGCTGATATCGAATCTCCTTTCGAGGCTTAAAGTCCCGGATGAGCTTTCGGCCGAGCCCTCGGAAAAGTCCTCGAAACCGGCCCAAGGAAACGGCGGAAAACGGCGCCGGGCGAACAGACACACCATCGGTGTTTCCGCCGAGGAAATAGCCCACGCGAGACGGTTACTTGACGAGAAAAACCTCGGCAATGATGTCCTGCCTGATCCTTTGGGCCCGACGGTGCAAGCCAGACCCGTAATCGAGGCCCAGGTACCACCACCGGTGGAAACACCGGTGGAGGAAGCTTTTGTACGCAAGCCAACAGTTCAGCAGGTTCCGCCCCCGCCGCCGCCGAAATTGAAGACTTGTGAACAGGTCCGCGAGAAGCACATCAAGGACGCGATAAACCAGCAGCAGACTGCCTACTACAACAAAAACAAGGATTTTTACAAGGAGAATGTGTACTGTCACCATTCCTCACCGCCTCCGGAAATCGGACCAACTGAGGGCAGCGCGGTACTGTCGGAAAATGGGGTCAAACGAGCGGAAGTGCCGAGAAAAGAGGATCGAGAGTTTCAGTTTCAGCCGGCGGACGATGAGGAGTACAGCAATCGTCAGGTGCCGGCCTTTTACCAGCAACCCGTTGCCTCGaagtataataaattcgtGGCTAAGAAGTCGAAGATCAAGAGAGCGAATACAATTGACATACCGAGCTACCTTAAACTGCAGGCAGAAAACTTTGGCCAGAATCAGTCGGCGGCTCTGAGACGACCGATAGACATCGGGGACAAGAGTTTGGCAAACAATGCGAACATCATACCGGCGTTCAAACCGAAGACTGACAACGACCGGAAATTCCTCGCTCTGATCAACAAGAATAACGACACGGCGCCGAGCAACAGCAAATTGCCGTTCAAGTCGTTTAACTACAGGCAACCGGACACCGTGGACAAGAATTGGAACAGCAGGTTTTCCAACATAAAAACAACCTTCGACAAACCTGCCTCGCAACTCGTCTTACCTACTGCGGATGAGAACTCCAGGATTACCGGGAACTCGGAGTCATCCTCAAGACGGTCTTTCAGCGGCACCTCCGACAGCGGGGAGTCCGACGGGGTGGTCGTCGGCTCGTTGCGACTGCCGTACACGGCTCAGCCGAAACCGAAACAGGGCGGTTTCACCCACGCACCGACATCTCCGTTTCAGAGGATCGAAAAACCCGCCAATCGGAGCGAAAACGCGTCGATATTCAAGTCGGGTTACCTGCCGAAGGGGGGCAGCAACTCCCTTCAGGCAAAGGTGAGGATATTCAACCAGGAGAACGTCGGCCAGACCGCAGCTCCGTCGACCTCGATCGTCGCGCAGAACAAGAATAAGTTCAACAAAATGAACGACCTGCAATCGCGGTACGAAACAGCCGAGCGAAAGCCCGCGAAAAATTTAAACCCGCATCACGGATCGGCGGCGAGTTACGACCCTCTGAGTCTGGGCCAATCCAAGCCCGACAACACCGTGCGCTCCTATTTGCCCGGGAATCGAAACGTCATTTCGTCAAAATTGATAGTCAACGCCAACGTGAACGGCGACGAACATGCTACGGTTAAGCAGCAGTATCCGTACATCGGATACCACGGAAACCCAACGAAGATTTGCAACACGGATAAGGAACTCCCGCGGAACGAGGAACGGACTGAGTACTACGGCCAGTTACAGAACACGAATGACTACCCGCCGAAGAAGGTAGAGAGGGAGGCCGAACCGCCGGTTCGAACTTCCTCACATTCGTTCATGATGCAGAAAATCGCGAGCGAGCACAACAACTACGAGAACAAACCGAAGGTGAATCGGTACGTGAACGAAGCGTTGCGACTCAAGGATAACAAGGAGGAAAAACCTGGCCATATTCATCAGCCAATGCTGAAGTCGCAGTACGTAAAGCCTACGAGTACGCATGAAAACTACAACAATTCGAGCAACAACGCTCCTCTACAAAATCATCATCACAGAGTGCAGATCATGAACCGTCAACCGCCGGTGCAGACGTTCAACCTGAACAGAAACCAGAATCCTGGCAAACGACTATCGCAGGATTATTCTTCTCCGGAATACAAACCTCAGCAGGTAATTTATCCCGTACCCTTTAGCGAAGCGACGACTCATCTAAACAGCATTCCCGTTCAGCCCAACCTGGCGACCAAAGCTCAAGAGAATTCTGTCGTAGTTTACGAGGATTCCGCGACGCGGAATTCGGCCAGCCAAGCGAACGCGGTTTCCAACCAGCTGTCGGAAGCTAACAATAAACCGGCGTCTTCCATCGTCGAGGCGAATTACTCGAGTCATCCTCACGGCTTTTACAGACCAAGCGATACCTACAATGTGCAGTATTCGGCCCAGCCGAGAAGAGACACGACGACTAACAGTCAGCCTGGTGGATATACAAACCAAGGCGATTCGGCGAAGGTCGCGAAGCTTCCAGAGGAACATACGCGTGGGAATGATCCTCGGGGCTTATCGGGGTCATATGAAAGCAATGCAAGTAGGACGACGACGAAGTCGCAGTACGGTAATGAACAGCCGGAGGTTGTACACCTGGGCAATAATTTACCGGCGAGGAATAATACGTCGATAAATTATCAGGACTCCAATTACATTCCTTATCAGAGTTACAAAATGAGGAAGGAATACGGGGCAAACCCGATTGATGATAGTTCGAAGAACTCGTACCCGGAGACGAAGCATTACTACAATCACGACCACGATCATCATCCGACtgagaacgaacgaacgcaCAACGAGCAGCTggtttcttcttgttcttcgttGGGTGAAAGCAACCCCGACAAAGAAATCCAAATGTATGCAACGGAACCGGAAACACCGGATGCGACGAGCATCGAGGTGTTCCGGGATCAAGGGATGCTCTTGGAGGACGAGAATATTCAAAACCAGGACATCAGCTCGGAGGGAATCGTGACGAGGTATCAGTGCGCGATTGCGACTGTCGCCACGACTCCGGAGAGCTCTGAACCCGACCTGAGCGAAGTGCCCTTCCCGAATCCGAAGCTCTACAACATGGAAGTGTCAGCTTATCCCGTTTCGACGAATGACCACGTGCCTGTCAGCTACGGTGGGTACAACGATCGAAAGAAAGCATCGGTCGAAGTTAGCGACGAGTCTGCGGACGCTTTCGATGAGATACAACGGCACAATTATCTCCAGCAGCAAATTATCAACAAGTTACAAAACGACGCTGATAATTTGAACAAGAATCAGGATTACGCGCGGAGAAAATCGCTGGAAAAGTTCAAATGGGATGAGAAGAAGCCAACGGAAGTCGACGCGACTGTAAATCGAAGATCTTCGTACTACGAGAAGATCAATCCCTCGGCCCACTTTCCCTTCGTCAATAAAACTCAACCTCCACCCCCCGTCGCGGTTGTGGTTAAACAACACGAGGAACCGGTCATCGAGAGCAACAACACACTCGAGAAGATAAACATGTTCGAGGAGAAGAGTCTTCAGCCGTTATCGTCTACGGCTAGGCAGCGATTCAGACCGTTGACCATACCCAAGTTCGAAAAACCCAAGGACTTCCCACCCCCAAAGATCAACGTCGTCTCACCGTCAAAGGTCGTGCTGAAGCAGCAGCTGAAGAGTGACAACAAGGATTCGGGTGGGATAATAAGTAGCTCGACGAACATGATCGATTCCAGCGACGAGTACCTGATGTCCTGCGCAAACAGACAGTCTCGTTCCATAGTTTTGTCTAAGTCCGAATCGTGGCATCAGCTGGCTTTAAGCAGAGGCAACTTGCAGCGACCTCAACCAGGGGCAACGAACCCCCTTTTGAAGCCTCCCAAGCCAAAGTCTCCGGCTGCGCTGAGACTATCGAAGCAGTACGAAGCTCCGTTAGCCTCGGACAACATGAAACGAATGGAAGAAAAGATCCAGAGATACTTTCACAGTCCAACGAACGTACCGAATTCGGAATCATCCAACAACaccaataacaacaacaatagcaGACGGGAGAGCAAGAGTAAACGGCATTTCTCATCTTCCAAGAAGAATCACAGTAGCAGCACCGGAGGAGTAGGAGGAATTGGAGTTGGTTTAGCGAGGAGTCAAACGATGCCGCATTTGTacgaaaatgataaattactGCTCGACGAGAATACCGACGTTGAAAAAGCGTTCGATAGCCTATTCAAGGAAGCAACTAGAACCGATAACCGTTATTAA
- the LOC124404971 gene encoding geminin isoform X1, which translates to MKPDGTTKVSAAKTAISEDTKVRKSLHVLQPAARDKENLVGAGRTLRSTASGKDLVKNEMSEKTAKIEAVKRKKVYHKGIQTTEEKIKVSVEDLTSEAGPSENYWEVLAERRRIALEDALEENSALTERIAKLEEENRVCKEMLDETRALVEVLQEMIGEDGNGINNSLDDSAL; encoded by the exons ATGAAGCCCGATGGCACCACCAAAGTATCTGCCGCCAAAACCGCGATTTCAGAG GATACAAAGGTAAGGAAATCCTTACATGTTTTGCAGCCAGCTGCAAGGGATAAGGAGAACTTGGTCGGCGCCGGCAGAACGCTCAGGTCTACAGCTTCTGGAAAAGATCttgtaaaaaa TGAAATGTCTGAGAAGACTGCAAAAATTGAAGCAGTAAAGCGCAAAAAAGTTTATCACAAAGGAATCCAAAcgactgaagaaaaaatcaaggtATCAGTTGAAGACCTTACTTCTGAAG CTGGACCGAGTGAAAATTATTGGGAAGTATTGGCAGAACGCCGACGTATTGCGCTAGAAGATGCCCTGGAGGAGAACAGTGCCCTAACTGAACGTATTGCTaaattagaagaagaaaatcgcGTCTGCAAGGAAATGTTGGACGAGACTAGAGCACTAGTCGAAGTATTGCAG gAAATGATTGGCGAGGATGGAAACGGTATTAACAACTCGTTAGACGATAGCGCTCTGTGA
- the LOC124404973 gene encoding transcription elongation factor SPT4: MSMETVPKDLRGLRACLVCSLIKTFDQFEFDGCDNCDEFLRMKNNKDNVFDCTSSNFDGMIAVMSPEDSWVCKWQRINRFCKGVYAISVSGRLPANVIREMKSRGIVYRPRDTSQR, encoded by the exons ATGTCAATGGAGACTGTACCTAAAGATTTACGCGGATTGCGAGCATGTCTAGTCTGTTCATTGATTAAg ACATTCGATCAGTTTGAATTTGACGGTTGCGATAACTGTGATGAGTTTCTTCGCATGAAAAACAACAAGGATAACGTGTTTGACTGCACAAGTTCGAATTTTGATGG AATGATTGCAGTGATGAGCCCAGAAGATAGTTGGGTCTGTAAATGGCAGAGGATAA ACCGTTTCTGCAAAGGTGTATATGCAATTTCTGTGTCAGGGCGTTTGCCAGCTAATGTCATAAGGGAAATGAAGAGTAGGGGGATTGTGTACAGGCCACGTGACACAAGTCAAAGatag
- the LOC124404971 gene encoding uncharacterized protein LOC124404971 isoform X2 — MKPDGTTKVSAAKTAISEPAARDKENLVGAGRTLRSTASGKDLVKNEMSEKTAKIEAVKRKKVYHKGIQTTEEKIKVSVEDLTSEAGPSENYWEVLAERRRIALEDALEENSALTERIAKLEEENRVCKEMLDETRALVEVLQEMIGEDGNGINNSLDDSAL, encoded by the exons ATGAAGCCCGATGGCACCACCAAAGTATCTGCCGCCAAAACCGCGATTTCAGAG CCAGCTGCAAGGGATAAGGAGAACTTGGTCGGCGCCGGCAGAACGCTCAGGTCTACAGCTTCTGGAAAAGATCttgtaaaaaa TGAAATGTCTGAGAAGACTGCAAAAATTGAAGCAGTAAAGCGCAAAAAAGTTTATCACAAAGGAATCCAAAcgactgaagaaaaaatcaaggtATCAGTTGAAGACCTTACTTCTGAAG CTGGACCGAGTGAAAATTATTGGGAAGTATTGGCAGAACGCCGACGTATTGCGCTAGAAGATGCCCTGGAGGAGAACAGTGCCCTAACTGAACGTATTGCTaaattagaagaagaaaatcgcGTCTGCAAGGAAATGTTGGACGAGACTAGAGCACTAGTCGAAGTATTGCAG gAAATGATTGGCGAGGATGGAAACGGTATTAACAACTCGTTAGACGATAGCGCTCTGTGA
- the LOC124404964 gene encoding synergin gamma-like — translation MNRNHVNVDKKMSQLPSWLWTTSNLLPPIYRQIWEGVKESKPATYGGSTAINEVLVDTNKVFPLLLTSQLPTEVLGYIWSLANHKYAGQLTEQELYVVLALVAIAQASYTFNSLDILHLTPSPPIPNLNMSLLGGKQAVAAKFEAKPEPENTSFDTSDEFSDFQSAPAVNSQSVPCIPMIDSRQGSAIGSRLANHNLGVKKPSEKPRKVNNGKTHAGGSQTKNPGSKELLVNDPIADLFPKCPIKTQSKVVILKDTAIRNNEPPKENGVSTKENVVHFVDRATSSLDNNSFLSMQGTKDKVITPKREIEEGRLDLMSIQSTEDKYSALRVLVDEPQLTTIETKPSIDVLPMDDFGDFVSAEQPETKNNPLPLQEPIDFFSSFDFKDSNADFRTESMFVQGISSSFGNLRIESANDPAAVSEKFDGISESDKVVQKEDNISVNSIELGIGSLGCLPRSGSVPSLDLKCFLTNSQDDDHQVESMQQLIYWEWKQYMEGCILLLQVAANIFTSITSEDVLHEVLASAQGYNFLCNLAEVAAVCRRVNFSHKELDINIMGFDDLLMDIDRTWAEMEPFYSNIPIVTELPVWPLHQGENITCSLCLTVVTSGRVIYNESSYHVTCANLWLNCISNNLPALSYPLSQLSSTSLNNSHV, via the exons ATGAACCGAAATCACGTTaacgttgataaaaaaatgtcccaACTGCCAAGTTGGTTATGGACAACCTCAAATTTGTTGCCGCCGATATATCGGCAGATCTGGGAAGGCGTGAAGGAGAGTAAACCGGCCACCTACGGAGGGTCCACCGCAATAAACGAGGTCTTGGTTGACACGAACAAGGTGTTTCCGCTCCTGCTCACTAGTCAATTGCCGACCGAAGTTCTCGGATACATTTGGAGTCTCGCCAATCATAAGTATGCTGGACAGTTGACTGAGCAAGAGCTCTACGTAGTTCTAGCCCTGGTAGCCATCGCTCAGGCTTCGTATACCTTCAACAGTTTGGACATCCTGCATCTGACGCCGTCGCCACCGATACCAAATTTGAATATGTCACTGTTGGGTGGAAAGCAGGCAGTTGCAGCGAAGTTTGAGGCAAAACCTGAGCCTGAAAATACCTCATTTGACACCAGTGatgaattttcagatttccAAAGCGCTCCGGCTGTGAACAGCCAGTCAGTGCCATGTATTCCAATGATCGACTCTAGGCAGGGATCTGCGATCGGAAGCCGGCTGGCCAATCATAATCTAGGAGTAAAAAAACCCAGCGAAAAACCAAGGAAAGTTAACAACGGCAAGACGCATGCTGGCGGCAGTCAGACCAAAAATCCTGGCAGCAAAGAACTGCTGGTAAACGATCCTATAGCTGACCTTTTTCCAAAATGTCCAATAAAGACTCAATCCAAAGTCGTCATACTCAAAGACACTGCCATACGGAACAATGAGCCACCGAAGGAGAACGGAGTCAGCACTAAAGAAAACGTGGTTCACTTTGTGGATAGAGCGACGTCGTCTCTGGATAACAATAGTTTTTTAAGTATGCAAGGAACTAAAGACAAAGTAATAACACCAAAGAGAGAGATTGAGGAAGGTCGACTGGACCTAATGAGCATTCAGTCAACGGAGGACAAGTACAGCGCGCTGAGAGTATTAGTTGATGAACCACAGTTGACTACAATTGAAACAAAGCCAAGCATTGACGTTTTGCCGATGGATGATTTTGGGGACTTTGTATCCGCCGAGCaacctgaaacaaaaaacaatccTTTGCCCTTGCAAGAgccaattgattttttctcaagtttcGACTTCAAAGACTCTAATGCAGATTTTAGAACAGAAAGTATGTTTGTTCAAGGAATTTCTAGCTCATTTGGGAATCTCAGGATCGAGAGCGCTAATGACCCTGCTGCGGTGAGCGAAAAATTCGATGGTATAAGTGAATCAG ATAAAGTAGTCCAAAAAGAAGATAACATCTCAGTAAACAGCATAGAACTGGGTATTGGATCATTAGGCTGTTTACCCCGATCCGGCTCTGTTCCCAGCCTTGATTTAAAGTGTTTCTTAACAAACAGCCAAGACGATGATCACCAGGTGGAAAGTATGCAACAG CTAATATATTGGGAATGGAAGCAGTACATGGAAGGTTGCATACTACTGTTACAAGTCGCGGCAAACATATTTACCAGCATAACTTCGGAAGATGTTTTACACGAAGTTCTTGCTTCTGCTCAAGGCTACAATTTTCTCTGTA ATTTAGCTGAAGTAGCGGCTGTTTGCAGAAGAGTAAATTTCTCTCACAAAGAACTAGATATTAATATAATGGGATTCGACGATCTCCTGATGGATATTGACCGAACTTGGGCTGAGATGGAACCGTTTTATTCCAATATCCcg ATCGTCACAGAATTGCCAGTGTGGCCTTTACATCAAGGTGAGAATATCACTTGTTCTCTATGTTTGACAGTAGTAACAAGTGGCAGGGTTATTTATAATGAAAGCAGCTATCACGTGACCTGTGCCAATTTGTGGCTAAACTGCATAAGTAACAATCTTCCAGCTTTATCCTACCCTTTATCTCAACTTTCATCTACATCGTTAAATAATAGTCATGTGTAA
- the LOC124404640 gene encoding smoothelin-like protein 2 has protein sequence MVSISTPKSAGKDFQFKFTDPVVQNNAALIKERLLAWCRAKTKEYENVQLDNFSTSWNNGLAFCALLHHFRPDAFDYHSLRKEERRKNFELAFTKADEVAGIAPLLDVEDMVIMQKPDWKCVFTYVQSIYRRFKDED, from the exons ATGGTGAGCATCAG CACTCCTAAATCAGCTGGGAAGGACTTTCAGTTCAAGTTCACCGACCCCGTGGTACAAAATAATGCCGCCCTAATAAAGGAGAGACTATTGGCATGGTGTCGCGCCAAGACCAAGGAATATGAG AATGTTCAGCTCGATAACTTTTCGACGAGTTGGAATAACGGATTGGCATTCTGTGCACTGCTTCATCATTTCAGACCTGATGCTTTTGATTACCATAGTCTTCGCAAGGAGGAACGtagaaagaattttgaattggCTTTCACCAAGGCTGA cgAAGTTGCAGGCATCGCCCCGTTACTGGACGTCGAGGATATGGTTATAATGCAAAAACCAGACTGGAAGTGTGTTTTTACCTATGTTCAGTCTATCTATCGCCGCTTCAAGGATGAGGATTGA
- the LOC124404968 gene encoding dual oxidase maturation factor 1 — protein sequence MRGWFDAFRSDGGPTLYSYSNRTPVSGDVHLITIFVIFCTIFTAFVIIFPGIRKERLTTFLTVTLSLFVGTTIQVAQYGSTWHTASTTVVSSYSAFSREKMTAEIGGYIGLMHINITYTGGEGHNDVEFNERFWWRSPTEMSKSFKDALHRGAPFPILSVAEYFSLHQEGFSWGSRYREAGYYSSIMLWTSFASWAMMNLLLMVVPRYGAYSMVCTGICMLLTNLTYWSLLPCEPLVAHIDGSILIFNLGWNYWLVLVAGVGCLFAGLVIAAIDLIFPHQFSTILEVDYDTPYDRHVIIEESFGTRNTRRKLPKIEDAFGERIMRQLSHKLGNGRDDTKGVINQGYVGTEQLEFAQPIDDDPSKNQNWSYPFPPSPRRTIN from the exons ATGAGGGGCTGGTTCGACGCATTTCGTAGCGACGGTGGACCCACGCTGTACAGTTACAGTAACCGGACGCCAGTCAGTGGAGACGTTCACCTGATAACGATATTCGTCATATTTTGCACGATATTCACAGCGTTCGTCATTATATTTCCGGGAATACGAAAGGAG AGGCTAACGACATTCCTAACCGTAACCCTCAGCCTTTTTGTTGGAACAACGATTCAAG TTGCTCAATACGGATCGACATGGCATACAGCTTCGACAACGGTCGTCAGTTCCTACAGCGCTTTTTCAAGGGAAAAAATGACCGCTGAGATCGGCGGGTACATCGGCCTAATGCACATCAACATCACCTACACAG GCGGCGAGGGTCACAACGACGTCGAATTCAATGAACGATTTTGGTGGCGAAGTCCAACCGAGATGTCGAAGAGCTTCAAGGACGCCCTGCACAGAGGCGCCCCCTTCCCAATTCTGTCGGTAGCTGAGTACTTTAGTCTTCATCAGGAGGGTTTTTCCTGGGGCAGCCGATACAGGGAGGCAGGCTACTACTCGTCGATAATGCTGTG GACCTCTTTTGCTTCTTGGGCCATGATGAACCTCCTCCTAATGGTTGTGCCTCGATACGGAGCCTACAGCATGGTGTGCACTGGAATTTGCATGCTTTTGACCAATCTGACCTACTGGTCTCTCCTTCCGTGCGAACCTCTCGTCGCGCACATCGATGGATCTattctgattttcaatttgggATGGAATTATTGGCTTGTCCTGGTCGCCG GAGTCGGATGCCTATTCGCCGGTCTCGTGATCGCGGCGATTGATCTGATATTTCCccatcaattttcaacgatcCTAGAGGTTGATTACGACACGCCGTACGACCGTCACGTAATTATTGAGGAAAGTTTCGGCACCAGGAACACCAGGCGAAAGTTGCCAAAAATTGAAGACGCTTTTGGTGAACGTATAATGAG gcaGCTTTCCCACAAGCTGGGTAACGGCAGGGATGACACAAAGGGTGTCATAAATCAGGGATACGTCGGCACCGAGCAGCTGGAATTCGCTCAACCGATCGACGACGATCCGAGCAAGAATCAGAACTGGTCTTATCCGTTTCCACCGTCGCCACGACGGACGATTAACTAA